A single genomic interval of Rhododendron vialii isolate Sample 1 chromosome 3a, ASM3025357v1 harbors:
- the LOC131320728 gene encoding uncharacterized protein At3g06530 isoform X2 — MATSIASQLKAIKSLIKTSDSDPRKRPFTRPSILFNPKEAADLDLDTLLSIAISGLEVLVSADERFRNYKNDLFSHKSRELDRELMGIEENNQINIAISSYLRLLSGYFQLPSALKTLEYLIRRFKVHVYNTEELILCALPYHDTHVFVRIVQLLDIGNSKWKFLDGVKASGAPPPRQVIVQQCIRDRGVLEAFCNYASPTKKFHPSKAVISFCTAVVVEVLGSLTTLDDDVVKRVLPYVLSGLQLDAKGGLDLKAGALMTVSLLASRVALSPKLVNSLIRSIAEVAREDAKESTDLQWFRTSFMALVNLVQLQSVVIFPKKAVDSLKEIRDVSGILAGLTKEFNIDKFLAVFLESLLEYSSSDDLCHFTLVSIIEAVPVKQFVNRIVSKLLYSCMRSSQKKNEPISSESGSWAKQILISINKMYPSEFLGAVHSFLEDAKVQSKNDGSIDEIMCRILDGNLDLSIDVSDSKIWFALEHPKAEVRRSALSGLNAFGVLKEKSVGSERLVAIQDAVLRRLRDDDLTVVHAALTVNRLDVCICPPALIDALENVLQRCLGIVMSIASGDTSLPSDVAFLCLERAISNFQDQKEFAKQLATMTFPLLLIVPKSQRLNLKALGLAKGLKWPFYQNLIIPSSLEKMLDHEHISSTNMDTIRGMAETLSRHPEEYMPWLVECCKFSELSKTFFFLVLLQSFTMPKIDVSRFNALYDACYQVLVAEWHVLKSVGLVSAEESKTRMVDSDCKGFLDQLFEANFNTNFRQLNSKILVCLFWRILEVFVSTMPADVSLDDSGKWMSTFQDLFVFLADSDRKNVFQKHLHFLVTKCKISPVRFLLKLVTEEGVSVAVQVESLHCFVFLCSQLDESLHFELLGEFPSILVPLSSDNKDLRVAAMSCIEGLRTLSPHVDFSKWKSGSLMFAPETYSTEMPLAFWQFKGSRMAHDHLLLHFILVIMRFNQSIKNEILIFILRSALKLSTYAKLVILSLLKGLGRGVMRVEDVESLLSVLLERCRRYHFGKEKTFKKLSKVEVETLCLLLESCSVPTSSFDEPVFEDQLLEVLQFGGVTSEDSAIVLPCITVLRNLNASFYRGLKTEKQDQLFRDLVLLFRSANGDIQNGTREALLRIEFSCSTVVRILDSVFEQEVCIIGSPYGKKKKKHMSHLNQNSGRTGKNELSFLSSLLDFLLLKKDLKNRTSLIGPLFKLLRKMFTDEPVHNDVDQDVQTMQASSGISQTVSSMICYNQQTLLLILEDISASLSTIVPSKDDTMNNFDLKLLINCARSTKDETTRNQVFSLLSTVAKVAPDKVLAHIVDICTLIGESAVTQWNSHSQRVFEVLISAIVPCWLSKNGSIGTLLQIFVNVMPEVAEHRRLPIILHLLRTLGESASLGSLLFLLFGSLVSRKLLSAPDNSLHSWDHLTSLTRIEWEFVFAMRISEQYSCMIWLPSLVKLLQQIEIGTCGVQSFKELLVAMQFISDKLLDPEITFKLSSGEESDDVQRTLGALMECIVSHLQLVDSSRKHVNFSTVVRKELKELMRTVLKNITKGLMPSSYFNGIIKLLKHADRSVRRKALGLLSETVRDSDTTKLKHGRKGLTSKSSSWFHLDDSAVESFGEMCLEIVKLVDDSLDDSNTSLKVAAVSAMEVLVYKFPSYYSIFSMCLSSVTRHIQSDNVAFSSSCIRTTGALINVLGPRALPELPSIMENVMSRSRVVSSSVSAITNYGEDRTSTLSTSSKEPLFTSILLAFEAAIDKLGGFLNPYLGDILKLMVLHPKFLPGSDPKLKSKADIVRKLITEKITVRLLLPPLLSLYSDAIKSGDSSLSIAFEMLGNLVRTMDKSSIVAYHAKIFDLCLVALDLRRQHPVSIRSIEDVEKYVINTTIFLTMKLTETMFKPLFIRCIEWADSDLYESGGVGSTNLDRAISFYGLVHRLAESHRSLFVPYFKYLLDSCIRHLTGAEDANVAVPRKKKKAKHQEGYSNVDEENGTVTHQVWHLRTLVLSSLHRCFLYDTGNLKFLDSSNFQVLLKPIVSQLVVEPPASLEEYASIPSLKEVDDLLVTCVGQMAVTAGTDLLWKPLNHEVLMQTRSEKVRSRILGLRIVKYLVESLKEEYLVLLPETIPFLGELLEDVELPVKSLAQEILKEMEFMSGESLRQYL, encoded by the exons ATGGCGACCTCAATCGCCTCCCAGTTAAAGGCCATCAAGTCTCTCATCAAAACCTCCGATTCAGACCCCCGCAAGCGCCCGTTTACTCGCCCCTCCATCCTCTTCAACCCCAAAGAAGCCGCCGACCTCGACCTAGACACCTTACTCTCCATCGCCATCTCAG GTTTGGAGGTTCTTGTAAGCGCGGACGAGAGGTTTAGGAATTACAAGAATGATTTGTTTAGTCACAAGAGTAGAGAGTTGGATAGGGAGCTGATGGGCATTGAGGAAAATAACCAAATCAATATAGCCATTAGTTCTTATTTGCGGTTGTTATCAGGTTATTTTCAGCTCCCTTCGGCCTTAAAGACGCTCGAGTACTTGATACGTAGGTTCAA GGTTCATGTATACAACACGGAGGAACTGATTCTATGTGCTCTGCCTTACCATGACACCCATGTTTTTGTTCGAATCGTGCAGTTGCTTGACATAGG GAATAGTAAGTGGAAATTTCTTGACGGTGTTAAAGCATCGGGTGCACCGCCACCTAGGCAAGTTATAGTGCAACAATGTATTCGTGATCGGGGAGTTTTGGAGGCTTTTTGCAACTAT GCCTCACCTACGAAGAAGTTTCATCCTTCTAAAGCCGTGATTAGCTTCTGCACAGCAGTTGTTGTTGAGGTTTTGGGTTCTCTTACAACTCTTGATGATGACGTTGTGAAGAGAGTCCTTCCATATGTACTCTCCGGATTGCAGCTTGATGCCAAAGGTGGTCTAGATCTCAAG GCTGGTGCTTTGATGACTGTCAGTTTGCTAGCGAGCAGGGTAGCATTATCCCCGAAACTTGTCAATAGCTTAATAAGGTCAATTGCTGAGGTAGCTAGAGAGGATGCTAAAGAATCTACTGATTTGCAGTGGTTTCGCACTTCATTTATGGCCTTGGTCAATCTAGTTCAG TTGCAATCTGTTGTAATCTTCCCCAAGAAGGCAGTGGATAGTCTGAAAGAGATCAG GGATGTTTCGGGGATTCTTGCTGGACTGACCAAGGAGTTCAATATCGACAAATTCTTGGCTGTGTTTCTGGAATCTCTCCTGGAGTACAG TTCTTCTGATGATCTTTGCCATTTTACTCTAGTATCAATCATAGAGGCAGTTCCTGTGAAGCAATTTGTTAATCGTATAGTGTCTAAGCTCCTTTACTCTTGCATGAGGTCATCACAGAAGAAGAATGAGCCCATATCATCAGAATCAG GAAGCTGGGCCAAGCAAATTTTAATCTCCATTAATAAGATGTACCCATCTGAATTTCTTGGAGCAGTTCACAGTTTTCTGGAG GATGCTAAAGTGCAATCCAAGAATGATGGTTCCATAGATGAGATCATGTGCAGAATATTAGATGGGAATTTGGATTTGTCCATTGACGTCTCTGATTCTAAAATTTGGTTTGCACTGGAACATCCAAAG GCTGAGGTTCGACGCTCTGCACTTTCTGGGTTGAATGCATTTGGCGTTCTCAAAGAGAAGTCTGTTGGTTCGGAG AGACTTGTAGCTATTCAAGATGCAGTATTACGTCGGCTTCGAGATGATGATCTTACTGTGGTGCATGCAGCTCTAACTGTAAATAGATTGGATGTCTGCATTTGTCCTCCGGCTCTTATTGATGCGCTTGAGAATGTGCTTCAGAGATGTCTCGGAATTGTAATGTCAA TTGCATCGGGTGACACATCTCTACCTAGCGATGTTGCTTTTTTGTGTCTCGAACGGGCTATTTCAAACTTCCAAGATCAGAAAGAGTTTGCAAAACAACTTGCAACGATGACGTTTCCCTTGCTGCTAATCGTACCAAAG AGTCAAAGGTTAAATTTGAAGGCTTTAGGATTGGCCAAGGGATTAAAGTGGCCATTCTACCAGAATCTTATCATTCCCAGCAGCCTGGAGAAG ATGTTGGATCATGAGCACATTTCTTCTACTAATATGGATACGATAAGAGGGATGGCAGAAACATTGTCAAGGCACCCTGAAGAGTATATGCCTTGGCTTGTAGAATGCTGCAAGTTTTCGGAGCTGTCAAAGACATTTTTCTTCTTGGTTTTGTTGCAGTCATTCACGATGCCTAAGATTG ATGTTAGTCGGTTTAATGCATTGTATGATGCTTGCTATCAAGTTCTGGTAGCTGAGTGGCATGTGTTGAAGTCTGTGGGACTTGTATCTGCAGAAGAG TCCAAGACAAGAATGGTGGATAGTGATTGCAAAGGCTTTCTGGATCAGCTGTTTGAGGCCAACTTTAACACCAATTTTAGGCAACTGAATTCGAAGATACTAGTTTGCTTATTTTGGAGGATACTGGAGGTGTTTGTCTCAACAATGCCGGCAGATGTCTCATTG GATGATAGTGGAAAGTGGATGTCCACATTTCAGGATCTATTTGTGTTCCTTGCTGACTCAGACCGGAAGAATGTTTTCCAGAAGCATCTTCACTTCCTAGTTACAAAATGCAAGATCTCTCCAGTCCGATTTTTATTGAAGCTTGTCACTGAAGAAG GTGTTTCTGTTGCTGTTCAAGTCGAGAGTCTTCattgttttgtgtttctttgTTCTCAGTTAGATGAAAGCTTACATTTTGAACTTCTTGGTGAATTTCCTTCGATTCTTGTTCCACTGTCAAGTGATAACAAG GATTTACGGGTGGCTGCCATGAGCTGTATTGAAGGGTTGCGCACACTGTCGCCTCATGTTGATTTCTCCAAATGGAAATCTG GCAGTTTGATGTTTGCTCCCGAAACATACTCAACAGAGATGCCATTGGCTTTTTGGCAATTCAAAGGCTCCAGGATGGCACACGACCACTTGTTACTACACTTTATTTTAGTCATAATG AGATTCAATCAATCTATAAAGAATGAGATACTGATTTTCATTCTACGCTCTGCCCTAAAACTTTCCACATACGCAAAG CTAGTCATTTTGTCCTTGCTTAAAGGACTAGGAAGAGGAGTTATGCGTGTTGAGGATGTTGAGTCGTTGCTCTCTGTACTTTTGGAAAGATGTCGCCGGTATcattttgggaaagaaaagacattcaaaaaattgtcaaaagtTGAAGTTGAAACCCTCTGCCTACTATTGGAG AGCTGCTCTGTGCCCACCTCTTCATTTGATGAGCCTGTTTTTGAAGATCAACTATTGGAGGTTCTACAG TTTGGTGGAGTGACCTCTGAAGATTCTGCCATTGTGCTGCCTTGTATAACTGTGTTGAGGAATCTCAATGCTTCCTTTTACAGAGGTTTGAAAACTGAGAAACAG GATCAACTTTTCCGAGACCTGGTGCTTCTGTTTCGGTCTGCTAACGGTGACATACAAAATGGCACTAGGGAGGCATTACTGCGTATAGAA TTTTCTTGCTCCACGGTCGTCAGGATACTTGATTCTGTTTTCGAGCAAGAAGTTTGCATAATTGGTTCTCCATatgggaagaagaaaaagaaacatatgTCTCATCTTAACCAAAATAGTGGAAGAACTGGCAAAAATGAACTTTCTTTCCTGAGCTCTCTCCTAGATTTTTTGCTGCTGAAGAAAGATTTAAAGAACAG GACTTCCCTAATAGGGCCCTTATTTAAGCTTCTACGCAAAATGTTTACGGATGAGCCGGTTCACAATGATGTTGACCAGGATGTGCAAACTATGCAAGCTTCATCGGGCATCTCTCAAACCGTTTCCAGTATGATATGCTACAATCAACAGACGCTACTGTTGATTCTGGAAGATATAAGTGCCTCACTTTCGACTATTGTTCCTTCAAAG GATGATACAATGAATAACTTTGACTTGAAGCTTTTGATTAATTGCGCCCGATCTACAAAGGATGAAACCACTCGCAATCAAGTATTTTCATTATTATCTACTGTTGCAAAGGTTGCTCCAGACAAAGTTTTGGCCCATATAGTGGATATTTGTACTCTTATTGGGGAATCAGCTGTCACACAG TGGAACAGTCATTCACAAAGAGTGTTTGAAGTTCTCATATCGGCAATAGTGCCTTGCTGGTTATCTAAGAATGGCAGCATAGGCACATTGCTTCAG ATTTTTGTGAATGTAATGCCTGAAGTTGCTGAGCATAGAAGGCTGCCAATTATCTTGCATCTTTTGAG GACTCTTGGAGAGAGTGCTAGCTTGGGTTCAttactttttctccttttcggTTCATTGGTTTCAAGGAAACTATTATCTGCCCCTGATAATAGTCTACACTCGTGGGATCACTTAACTTCTCTTACTCGTATAGAATGGGAGTTTGTATTTGCAATGAGAATATCTGAGCAGTATTCATGCATGATATGGCTTCCTTCACTTGTTAAGCTGCTTCAACAAATAGAAATTGGTACTTGTGGTGTACAAAGTTTTAAGGAACTGCTAGTTGCTATGCAGTTCATTTCAGACAAACTGCTAGATCCTGAAATTACATTTAAGCTCAGTTCTGGTGAAGAATCAGATGACGTTCAG AGAACACTTGGAGCACTTATGGAATGTATTGTTTCTCATTTACAACTGGTTGACTCGAGCAGAAAGCATGTAAATTTTTCCACAGTCGTCAGGAAAGAACTGAAGGAGTTAATGCGTACTGTCTTGAAAAATATTACGAAGGGGCTCATGCCGTCATCATACTTCAATGGGATTATTAAATTGCTGAAACATGCAGATAGAAGTGTGAGGAGGAAA GCTCTCGGGCTTCTTTCGGAAACTGTCAGAGACTCTGACACTACGAAACTGAAGCATGGGAGAAAGGGTTTGACTTCGAAGTCAAGTTCTTGGTTTCATCTAGATGACAGTGCTGTGGAGTCATTTGGGGAGATGTGTTTGGAAATTGTCAAGTTGGTTGATGATTCTCTCGATGATTCTAATACTTCATTAAAAGTGGCAGCTGTTTCAGCGATGGAAGTTTTGGTGTACAAGTTTCCTTCCTATTATTCGATATTCAGCATGTGCCTCTCATCTGTAACCAGACACATCCAGTCAGACAATGTGGCATTCTCTTCTTCCTGCATTCGAACGACTGGTGCTTTGATCAATGTGCTTGGTCCAAGGGCCCTTCCTGAGCTTCCTTCTATCATGGAGAATGTGATGAGTAGGTCTCGCGTTGTCTCCTCATCTGTGTCTGCAATAACCAATTATGGCGAAGATAGAACTTCTACGTTGTCAACATCCTCCAAGGAACCTCTCTTCACGTCTATTCTTCTCGCATTCGAGGCAGCTATTGACAAGCTTGGTGGGTTTTTAAACCCATATCTTGGAGACATTCTAAAACTCATGGTGTTGCATCCCAAGTTTTTGCCTGGATCAGATCCAAAATTGAAATCGAAAGCTGATATAGTTCGAAAGCTTATAACTGAGAAAATAACT GTCCGACTTTTGCTTCCACCGTTGCTGAGCTTGTACTCTGATGCTATTAAATCTGGTGATTCAAGTTTATCAATTGCTTTTGAAATGTTGGGAAATTTGGTCCGAACAATGGATAAATCATCAATTGTTGCTTATCATGCAAAAATATTCGACTTATGTTTGGTAGCACTTGATCTTCGCCGTCAACATCCTGTTTCAATTAGGAGCATTGAGGATGTTGAGAAATATGTCATCAACACAACGATCTTTCTTACTATGAAGCTTACGGAGACAATGTTCAAGCCTTTATTCATTAGGTGTATTGAGTGGGCTGATTCAGATTTGTATGAAAGTGGAGGTGTGGGAAGCACAAATCTTGATAGGGCAATTTCTTTCTATGGATTGGTACATAGACTAGCTGAAAGCCACAG ATCTTTGTTTGTCCCTTACTTCAAGTACTTGCTTGATAGTTGTATACGACATTTGACGGGCGCTGAAGATGCAAATGTTGCTGTGCCacggaaaaagaagaaggccaAACATCAAGAAGGTTATAGTAATGTAGATGAGGAAAATGGTACAGTGACGCATCAAGTATGGCATCTTCGGACGTTGGTTCTATCTTCCTTACACAGATGTTTCCTTTATGATACTGGAAACCTGAAGTTTCTTGACTCGTCAAATTTTCAG GTTCTGTTAAAACCTATTGTATCACAGCTGGTCGTAGAACCACCTGCTTCTTTAGAAGAATATGCAAGCATACCTTCATTAAAAGAAGTTGATGATTTGTTGGTTACTTGTGTTGGTCAAATGGCTGTTACAGCTGGCACCGACCTTCTCTGGAAGCCCCTGAATCATGAG GTGTTGATGCAAACTCGTAGCGAGAAGGTTCGATCCCGCATTTTGGGGCTGAGAATTGTTAAGTACCTTGTGGAGAGTCTTAAAGAAGAATATTTGGTATTATTACCTGAAACCATCCCTTTCCTCGGTGAATTGCTGGAAGATGTTGAACTACCGGTCAAGTCTCTTGCACAAGAGATACTCAAAGAAATGGAGTTCATGAGTGGTGAAAGCCTCCGACAATACCTCTGA